In one window of Tachypleus tridentatus isolate NWPU-2018 chromosome 2, ASM421037v1, whole genome shotgun sequence DNA:
- the LOC143244719 gene encoding serine/threonine-protein phosphatase PP1-gamma catalytic subunit A-like isoform X2, whose amino-acid sequence MADSDKLNIDSIIARLLEGDVHGQFYDLLRLFEYGGFPPESNYLFLGDYVDRGKQSLETICLLLAYKIKYPENFFLLRGNHECASINRIYGFYDECKRRYNIKLWKTFTDCFNCLPVAAIVDEKIFCCHGGLSPDLQSMEQIRRIMRPTDVPDQGLLCDLLWSDPDKDVMGWGENDRGVSYTFGADIVAKFLHKHDLDLICRAHQVVEDGYEFFAKRQLVTLFSAPNYCGEFDNAGAMMSVDETLMCSFQILKPADKKNFPYGKVTSNRPVTPPRGQLSKKNSKK is encoded by the exons gagATGTTCATGGGCAGTTTTACGATCTTTTACGACTTTTTGAGTATGGCGGATTCCCTCCAGAGAGTAACTACTTATTCTTGGGAGATTATGTAGACAGGGGGAAGCAATCTTTGGAAACAATATGTCTGTTAttagcttacaaaataaaatatccagAAAACTTTTTTCTTCTTCGAGGAAACCATGAATGTGCTAGTATCAACAGGATTTATGGTTTTTATGATGAAT GTAAAAGAAGGTACAATATTAAACTTTGGAAGACGTTCACAGACTGTTTCAACTGTTTGCCAGTTGCTGCTATTGTTGATGAAAAGATCTTCTGTTGCCATGGAG gTCTAAGTCCAGATCTTCAGTCCATGGAGCAGATTCGGCGTATAATGCGACCCACAGATGTACCAGATCAAGGGCTCTTGTGTGATTTACTGTGGTCAGACCCAGATAAGGATGTCATGGGATGGGGAGAAAATGATCGTGGTGTTTCCTATACATTTGGTGCTGATATAGTAGCCAAGTTTCTTCACAAACATGATCTGGATTTAATATGTCGAGCTCATCAG GTTGTAGAAGATGGCTATGAATTCTTTGCAAAGCGTCAGCTGGTGACACTTTTCTCAGCTCCAAACTACTGTGGTGAATTTGACAATGCAGGGGCCATGATGAGTGTTGATGAAACACTCATGTGTTCATTTCAG ATCCTGAAACCTGCTGACAAGAAAAATTTTCCATATGGCAAAGTGACTTCAAATCGTCCAGTCACACCTCCTCGAGGCCAGTTGAGCaagaaaaatagcaaaaaatGA
- the LOC143244718 gene encoding uncharacterized protein LOC143244718, producing MTLSFPGPAVPFPPNVLPVIVDGLPPYLSPLQVATFKAQAKPGASIDPSRTRILRRGGILLQPSTPEDLSYLCSPWNSPMNISCAPTKSPTSLFTAFLKGIHQSIQPNEIKCAVETQTQSVLYAVHRIYSKSSRQATKFMKIVTPSKRIADTILRNGCYYHIFHFSAERPRRHPTQSKIPKQPASVPQPSESSSMPTATPPPANQSSEKYTQTEFLNKTSQGIQTIDEVTKTSESSTMTDNIPTAEAVSQTKTIMINQNTQYPDDKRISRASRKAAFLNSNLSPFPNRSQWLNEPLVPSNSDNSCCSVVKSPFIESIPGLTESPTIRPISLG from the coding sequence ATGACGCTGTCCTTTCCAGGTCCTGCTGTGCCGTTCCCGCCAAATGTCCtgccggtaatcgtcgacggcttaccgcctTACCTTTCGCCTCTTCAAGTTGCCACATTTAAGGCGCAGGCTAAGCCTGGCGCTTCCATTGATCCGTCTAGAACGCGTATTCTCCGCCGAGGGGGAATCCTTCTCCAGCCGTCTACGCCTGAAGACTTGTCCTACCTCTGTTCGCCATGGAACTCCCCTATGAATATTAGTTGTGCGCCCACGAAAAGCCCTACTAGCCTATTCACAGCCTTCCTTAAAGGAATACACCAGTCCATCCAACCGAACGAAATTAAATGTGCCGTGGAAACCCAAACCCAGTCAGTGTTATACGCCGTTCAccgaatttattcaaaatcctcCCGCCAAGCTACTAAGTTCATGAAGATTGTAACACCCAGCAAACGTATCGCCGATACCATCCTACGAAACGGATGCTACTACCATATATTTCACTTCAGTGCCGAACGCCCCCGACGCCATCCAACTCAATCCAAAATTCCGAAGCAACCTGCATCTGTGCCACAGCCCAGTGAATCATCTTCTATGCCCACAGCCACCCCACCACCTGCAAACCAATCATCTGAAAAGTATACCCAAACGGAATTCCTTAATAAAACATCCCAAGGCATACAAACCATCGATGAAGTAACAAAAACTAGCGAGTCTTCTACCATGACTGACAACATCCCAACAGCAGAAGCAGTATCTCAAACTAAGACAATCATGATTAATCAAAATACCCAGTATCCTGACGATAAGCGCATCTCGAGAGCAAGCAGGAAGGCTGCTTTTCTTAACTCGAACTTAAGTCCGTTCCCTAATCGTTCTCAATGGCTCAACGAACCACTCGTCCCATCCAACTCGGATAATTCTTGTTGCTCTGTGGTAAAGTCGCCGTTCATCGAAAGTATTCCTGGCTTGACCGAATCACCGACGATTCGACCGATTAGTCTTGGATAA
- the LOC143244719 gene encoding serine/threonine-protein phosphatase PP1-gamma catalytic subunit A-like isoform X1, producing MADSDKLNIDSIIARLLEVRGSRPGKNVQLSEAEIRGLCLKSREIFLSQPILLELEAPLKICGDVHGQFYDLLRLFEYGGFPPESNYLFLGDYVDRGKQSLETICLLLAYKIKYPENFFLLRGNHECASINRIYGFYDECKRRYNIKLWKTFTDCFNCLPVAAIVDEKIFCCHGGLSPDLQSMEQIRRIMRPTDVPDQGLLCDLLWSDPDKDVMGWGENDRGVSYTFGADIVAKFLHKHDLDLICRAHQVVEDGYEFFAKRQLVTLFSAPNYCGEFDNAGAMMSVDETLMCSFQILKPADKKNFPYGKVTSNRPVTPPRGQLSKKNSKK from the exons taagaGGATCTCGTCCAGGTAAAAATGTACAGTTAAGTGAAGCAGAAATTCGGGGATTGTGTTTAAAGTCACGAGAGATATTTCTTAGTCAACCCATCCTCTTAGAATTAGAGGCTCCTCTTAAAATATGTG gagATGTTCATGGGCAGTTTTACGATCTTTTACGACTTTTTGAGTATGGCGGATTCCCTCCAGAGAGTAACTACTTATTCTTGGGAGATTATGTAGACAGGGGGAAGCAATCTTTGGAAACAATATGTCTGTTAttagcttacaaaataaaatatccagAAAACTTTTTTCTTCTTCGAGGAAACCATGAATGTGCTAGTATCAACAGGATTTATGGTTTTTATGATGAAT GTAAAAGAAGGTACAATATTAAACTTTGGAAGACGTTCACAGACTGTTTCAACTGTTTGCCAGTTGCTGCTATTGTTGATGAAAAGATCTTCTGTTGCCATGGAG gTCTAAGTCCAGATCTTCAGTCCATGGAGCAGATTCGGCGTATAATGCGACCCACAGATGTACCAGATCAAGGGCTCTTGTGTGATTTACTGTGGTCAGACCCAGATAAGGATGTCATGGGATGGGGAGAAAATGATCGTGGTGTTTCCTATACATTTGGTGCTGATATAGTAGCCAAGTTTCTTCACAAACATGATCTGGATTTAATATGTCGAGCTCATCAG GTTGTAGAAGATGGCTATGAATTCTTTGCAAAGCGTCAGCTGGTGACACTTTTCTCAGCTCCAAACTACTGTGGTGAATTTGACAATGCAGGGGCCATGATGAGTGTTGATGAAACACTCATGTGTTCATTTCAG ATCCTGAAACCTGCTGACAAGAAAAATTTTCCATATGGCAAAGTGACTTCAAATCGTCCAGTCACACCTCCTCGAGGCCAGTTGAGCaagaaaaatagcaaaaaatGA